A window from Schistocerca gregaria isolate iqSchGreg1 chromosome 8, iqSchGreg1.2, whole genome shotgun sequence encodes these proteins:
- the LOC126284577 gene encoding endocuticle structural glycoprotein ABD-4-like isoform X1: MYKLLVLSALVAVAMGAVAEIAKDVVPIVKQENVISPEGNFHYSFESGDGTRAEEDGTLVKSADPKQPDTIAVRGSVSYTAPDGTPVQFTYTADENGFRPEGAHIPVAPPVPEAIARALQYIAEHPPPPEVVAARTQ; the protein is encoded by the exons TTGGTGCTGTCTGCCCTCGTGGCCGTGGCGATGGGAGCCGTTGCCGAGATTGCCAAGGACGTCGTTCCCATCGTCAAGCAAGAAAACGTCATCAGCCCCGAAGGAAACTTCCACTACTC gttcgagtccggcgACGGCACCCGCGCCGAGGAGGACGGCACGCTGGTGAAGTCGGCGGACCCCAAGCAGCCCGACACGATCGCTGTGCGCGGCAGCGTCTCCTACACGGCGCCCGACGGCACGCCCGTGCAGTTCACCTACACGGCCGACGAGAACGGCTTCCGGCCCGAGGGCGCCCACATCCCCGTGGCGCCGCCGGTGCCCGAGGCGATCGCGCGCGCCCTCCAGTACATCGCCGAGCACCCGCCCCCGCCCGAGGTGGTCGCCGCCAGGACGCAGTAG